The following are encoded in a window of Solibacillus sp. FSL R7-0668 genomic DNA:
- a CDS encoding DUF6526 family protein, with the protein MKQQSASNHTRYQPLQQFIWLPLSVILLLSTIGYLIYRIANGTFSAALLLLLGAVVLAIIPGMLARIYALTLQDRLIRTEEQLRYYMLTNQRIDSRITMKQLIALRFASDEEYVALVEKTVKEDLSPEEIKAAIITWRADHQRV; encoded by the coding sequence ATGAAACAACAATCTGCAAGCAATCATACACGCTATCAGCCATTACAGCAGTTTATTTGGTTGCCATTAAGCGTGATACTACTGCTTTCAACAATCGGCTATCTAATTTATCGCATTGCGAATGGAACATTTTCTGCTGCGCTACTCTTACTGCTCGGCGCGGTTGTGTTAGCGATTATTCCAGGCATGCTCGCACGTATTTATGCGCTTACATTGCAGGATCGATTAATTCGAACAGAAGAGCAATTGCGCTACTATATGCTTACCAATCAGCGCATCGACTCCCGAATTACAATGAAGCAACTCATCGCATTGCGTTTTGCATCGGATGAGGAGTATGTGGCATTAGTTGAAAAGACAGTGAAGGAAGACCTATCTCCAGAAGAAATTAAAGCCGCCATCATAACATGGCGTGCTGATCATCAGCGTGTGTAA